The following are from one region of the Salvia hispanica cultivar TCC Black 2014 chromosome 1, UniMelb_Shisp_WGS_1.0, whole genome shotgun sequence genome:
- the LOC125190279 gene encoding NAC domain containing protein 50-like has translation MFEDIYKWGRRSTIVDYNSTPPTSLAPGFRFHPTDEELVRYYLRRKVCGIPFRFEAISEIDVYKSEPWDLDEHSLLKTRDLEWFFFSPVDKKYGYGSRLNCTTGRGYWKATGKDRPVKHKNESIGMKNTLIFHSGRAHDGKRTDWVMHEYRLYDTELGNAGALQDAFVLCKIFHKSGAGPPNGDRYAPFIEEEWDEDAPLVVPAEDVREDCTNTEQDVQPLVAPADTSSVPLQLSKRDPAPELEHLSLDNVERPKRDDPNFSIANGSEDSTSTMMMTKTNSPPVEIPLLETLGAKDNLPGSTTTFNSAELEKSVPPGYLKFIGNLENEIIDISTDRERLKIELMRAQAMIDILQSRVEALTKENAERERRE, from the exons ATGTTTGAGGATATTTACAAATGGGGCAGGAGA TCAACAATTGTTGACTACAATTCAACACCGCCAACTTCTTTGGCACCCGGGTTCAGGTTTCATCCAACGGACGAGGAGTTGGTGAGGTATTATTTGAGGAGGAAAGTTTGTGGGATACCTTTCAGGTTTGAAGCTATTAGTGAAATTGATGTCTACAAATCTGAGCCATGGGATCTTGATG AGCATTCGTTGCTGAAGACGAGAGATCTAGAGTGGTTCTTCTTTAGCCCTGTGGATAAGAAGTATGGGTATGGATCCCGCCTCAATTGCACCACTGGGCGAGGGTACTGGAAGGCGACCGGGAAGGACCGCCCAGTGAAACATAAGAACGAGTCCATTGGAATGAAGAATACGCTCATTTTCCACAGCGGACGCGCCCATGATGGAAAGCGGACTGATTGGGTGATGCACGAGTACCGGCTATACGACACAGAACTCGGAAACGCCGGCGCTCTACAG GATGCATTTGTGCTCTGTAAAATCTTCCACAAGAGTGGCGCCGGACCACCTAATGGGGACCGATATGCCCCGTTTATCGAAGAGGAATGGGATGAGGACGCCCCGCTTGTGGTCCCCGCAGAAGATGTGCGCGAAGATTGCACAAACACCGAACAG GATGTGCAGCCTCTCGTAGCCCCGGCCGATACCTCCAGCGTCCCTCTCCAGCTGTCGAAGAGGGATCCTGCACCCGAACTGGAGCACCTCTCGCTGGACAACGTCGAGAGACCGAAGCGCGATGATCCAAACTTCAGCATCGCCAACGGATCCGAGGACTCCACCTCGACAATGATGATGACGAAAACCAACTCCCCGCCTGTAGAGATCCCCCTTCTAGAGACCCTAGGCGCGAAAGACAACCTCCCGGGCAGCACGACCACGTTTAACTCGGCGGAACTGGAAAAATCCGTCCCTCCCGGCTACCTCAAGTTCATCGGCAACTTGGAGAACGAGATCATCGACATCTCAACAGACAGGGAGAGGCTGAAGATTGAATTGATGCGAGCGCAAGCTATGATCGACATTCTTCAATCTCGGGTTGAGGCCTTGACCAAGGAAAACGCAGAGCGTGAAAGACGTGAATAG